One window of the Marinilactibacillus sp. Marseille-P9653 genome contains the following:
- a CDS encoding V-type ATP synthase subunit K → MEFLQTLLGDNMGQIFAGLGIAMAVIFSGIGSSRGVAIAGEAAAALTKEQPESFGRALVLQMLPATQGLYGFVIGFLIFLQITPELAVSEGWYLFMAGLPVAFTCLSSGGNQGRVSAAAMQILAQKPEHTTKGIIYSAMVETYAILGFVISLVMIIL, encoded by the coding sequence ATGGAATTTTTACAAACACTTTTAGGTGACAACATGGGTCAAATTTTTGCAGGATTAGGAATAGCTATGGCTGTTATCTTTTCAGGTATCGGATCTTCACGCGGGGTAGCAATTGCCGGTGAAGCTGCAGCAGCATTAACAAAAGAACAACCAGAATCATTTGGTCGTGCGTTAGTACTACAAATGCTACCAGCAACACAAGGTCTTTACGGTTTCGTTATCGGATTCTTGATTTTCCTACAAATCACTCCTGAATTAGCAGTATCAGAAGGTTGGTACCTGTTTATGGCTGGATTACCAGTAGCATTCACATGTCTTTCTTCAGGCGGTAACCAAGGACGCGTTTCTGCAGCAGCTATGCAAATCTTAGCTCAAAAACCAGAACACACTACTAAAGGTATCATCTACTCAGCAATGGTTGAGACTTATGCAATCTTAGGATTCGTTATTTCCTTAGTAATGATCATCTTATAA
- a CDS encoding V-type ATP synthase subunit I produces MAIAKMKKLTLMAEQQNKETLLRSIQEMQSIEVISLSDVLEEEILDQFEVTDSYKETADFQTKIQDIEHAITYVNKYVPQPGTIEKLKTKRDVFSLEELESHVSNVDVDALIEKVNSREQKLNQIEEQRKALQEEESFLRKWRGLNFLPQEVKGLKLLNVHIGTVDNEHAPLLTQGLDELATVYFEEIYSRQDESAYMIIVPKDNEEAFNKLVIELSFRELKYTYDLLPEDALYANLNAQKGLREEESAAKKEMKEWKSLVKDLELAEEYYYNLGQRDLAKDLVLNSEHLFIASGWIEEEKVDLLKNTLHSELGEDSIVVMIDDVKMEEFNQVPIVLKNSNLIKPFELITEMFSLPKYNEVDPTPLMFPFFMIFFGMIGADLGYGVLLGLVTFVALKFFSVEGSTRRFMKFLHILSYPTMAFGLFFGSFFGISLPFHVLSLQDNVIEVMILSVALGVIQLIFGLVMNGIIKNRQGQRASSYVDGYAWAMMLLGLVVYVLGSMVFNIPIVSQVGLGLTLINVVGIIVVSTISSKNKGLGFGLGLYNLYGVTGYVGDVVSYTRLMALGVASANIAMAFNLIIGFLPPLFRFTIGVVLIIALQGMNIALSFLSAYVHSSRLQYVEFFGKFFEGGGKPLTPLKTLEKHIWLKKETN; encoded by the coding sequence ATGGCAATCGCTAAAATGAAAAAACTGACTTTGATGGCCGAGCAACAGAACAAAGAAACATTGTTGCGTTCTATTCAAGAAATGCAGAGTATCGAAGTCATTTCACTATCGGATGTTTTAGAAGAAGAAATTCTTGATCAGTTTGAAGTCACAGACTCTTACAAAGAAACTGCGGATTTCCAAACAAAGATTCAAGATATTGAACACGCGATCACTTATGTTAACAAGTATGTTCCTCAACCTGGAACAATTGAAAAATTAAAGACAAAGCGTGATGTTTTCTCTTTGGAAGAATTGGAGAGCCATGTTTCAAACGTAGACGTGGATGCTTTGATCGAAAAAGTGAATTCAAGAGAACAAAAGTTGAATCAAATTGAAGAGCAGAGAAAAGCTCTCCAAGAAGAAGAATCATTTTTAAGAAAATGGCGCGGACTTAATTTCCTTCCTCAAGAAGTTAAAGGACTTAAGTTGTTGAATGTTCACATCGGAACAGTTGATAATGAACATGCACCTTTATTAACCCAAGGATTAGATGAGTTAGCTACTGTATACTTTGAAGAAATTTATAGTAGACAAGATGAATCTGCTTATATGATTATTGTTCCAAAGGATAATGAAGAAGCTTTCAATAAACTCGTTATAGAATTAAGTTTCAGAGAACTAAAATACACGTATGACTTGTTACCAGAAGATGCATTATATGCTAATTTAAATGCTCAAAAAGGTTTACGTGAAGAAGAGTCCGCTGCTAAAAAAGAAATGAAAGAGTGGAAATCACTTGTTAAAGATCTTGAATTAGCAGAAGAATATTACTATAATCTCGGGCAAAGAGATTTAGCTAAAGACTTAGTTTTAAATAGTGAACACTTATTTATTGCTAGTGGATGGATTGAAGAAGAGAAAGTTGATTTATTGAAAAATACTCTTCATTCTGAACTTGGAGAAGATAGTATTGTCGTTATGATAGACGATGTGAAAATGGAAGAATTCAACCAGGTTCCAATCGTCTTGAAAAACAGCAATTTAATCAAACCATTCGAATTGATTACTGAAATGTTTAGTTTGCCAAAATACAATGAAGTCGATCCAACACCACTTATGTTCCCGTTCTTCATGATTTTCTTCGGTATGATCGGAGCAGATCTAGGATACGGAGTCTTGCTTGGACTCGTTACTTTTGTCGCATTGAAATTCTTCAGTGTGGAAGGCTCTACGAGAAGATTTATGAAGTTTCTTCATATACTATCGTATCCTACTATGGCATTCGGACTGTTTTTCGGAAGTTTCTTTGGAATATCGTTACCTTTTCACGTGCTTTCACTGCAAGATAACGTCATTGAAGTCATGATTTTATCTGTTGCTCTTGGTGTAATCCAATTGATTTTTGGGTTAGTTATGAACGGAATTATCAAAAATCGTCAAGGACAAAGAGCTTCTAGTTATGTAGACGGTTATGCTTGGGCAATGATGCTACTGGGACTTGTTGTTTACGTTCTAGGCTCAATGGTCTTCAATATACCAATTGTTTCTCAAGTTGGTCTTGGTTTAACACTGATTAATGTTGTAGGGATTATTGTCGTATCAACAATTTCCAGTAAAAACAAAGGTCTTGGATTCGGATTGGGATTATACAACTTGTACGGTGTTACTGGTTATGTCGGAGACGTCGTCAGTTATACTCGTTTAATGGCATTGGGTGTAGCAAGTGCGAACATCGCAATGGCCTTTAACTTGATTATCGGATTCTTACCGCCACTGTTCAGATTCACGATCGGGGTAGTATTGATCATTGCTCTTCAAGGAATGAACATTGCGTTATCATTCTTGAGTGCATATGTCCATTCATCAAGGTTACAATACGTGGAATTTTTCGGTAAATTCTTCGAGGGTGGCGGTAAGCCATTAACCCCTCTTAAAACACTTGAAAAACACATTTGGTTAAAAAAAGAAACTAATTAA
- a CDS encoding V-type ATP synthase subunit B: MLKEYKTVSEIVGPLMTVTGVEGVKYDELVDIELQDGTRRRGQVLEINGENAVVQLFEGSTGINLKDTKVRFLGRPLSLDVSEDMIGRTFDGMGRVNDGGPDLIPEKSLDINGIAINPIARNYPDEFIQTGISTIDHLNTLVRGQKLPVFSASGLPHKELAAQIARQASVTNSDDKFAVVFAAIGITFEEAEFFMEDFKKTGAIDRSVLFVNLADDPAIERIATPRMALTAAEYLAFEKDMHVLVIMTDMTNYAEALREISAARREVPGRRGYPGYLYTNLATLYERAGRLEGSKGSVTQIPILTMPEEDITHPIPDLTGYITEGQIILSRDLFNQGYQPPIDVLPSLSRLKDKGTGEGKTREDHSATMNQIFSAYAQGKEAKELSAVLGEAALSKSDRSYVEFTNKFEKEYVNQGNYANRSIQETLDLGWDLLKVLPRGELKRIKDDMLDKYLPKGE; this comes from the coding sequence ATGCTTAAAGAGTATAAAACAGTTTCCGAAATAGTCGGACCCTTAATGACCGTTACCGGTGTTGAAGGTGTTAAATATGATGAACTTGTTGATATTGAACTTCAAGACGGTACTAGAAGACGTGGACAAGTACTTGAAATTAACGGTGAGAATGCTGTTGTTCAATTATTTGAAGGGTCAACTGGTATTAACTTGAAAGATACTAAAGTACGTTTTTTAGGTAGACCTCTATCACTAGACGTATCTGAAGATATGATCGGTCGTACGTTTGATGGAATGGGCCGCGTAAACGATGGCGGACCAGACCTTATCCCTGAAAAAAGTTTAGATATCAATGGTATTGCAATTAACCCGATTGCACGTAATTATCCAGATGAATTTATTCAAACTGGTATCTCAACGATCGATCATTTGAACACTTTGGTTCGTGGACAAAAACTACCTGTGTTTTCTGCATCTGGTTTACCACACAAAGAGCTTGCGGCTCAAATTGCTAGACAAGCAAGTGTTACAAATTCTGATGACAAATTTGCCGTTGTATTTGCTGCAATTGGTATTACGTTTGAAGAAGCTGAATTCTTCATGGAAGATTTCAAGAAAACCGGCGCAATTGATCGTTCAGTATTATTTGTCAACTTGGCAGATGATCCTGCAATCGAACGTATTGCAACACCTCGTATGGCACTAACAGCTGCTGAATATTTAGCTTTTGAGAAAGATATGCACGTTTTAGTTATCATGACTGACATGACAAACTATGCGGAAGCACTTCGTGAAATCTCTGCCGCTAGACGTGAAGTTCCTGGTCGTCGTGGATATCCTGGTTACTTGTATACCAACTTAGCAACATTATATGAGCGTGCTGGACGTCTGGAAGGATCTAAAGGATCTGTTACTCAGATTCCAATCCTGACAATGCCCGAAGAAGATATCACGCATCCGATTCCCGATTTAACGGGTTACATCACAGAAGGACAAATCATTCTGTCTCGTGACCTATTCAACCAAGGGTATCAACCACCAATCGATGTACTACCTTCTCTTTCTCGTTTGAAAGATAAAGGTACTGGTGAAGGTAAAACACGTGAAGACCACTCAGCTACAATGAACCAGATTTTCTCCGCTTATGCACAAGGTAAAGAAGCGAAAGAATTATCTGCAGTACTTGGGGAAGCTGCTTTGTCTAAAAGTGACCGTAGTTATGTTGAATTTACGAACAAATTCGAAAAAGAATACGTAAATCAAGGTAACTATGCAAACCGTTCGATTCAAGAAACACTTGATTTAGGATGGGACTTATTGAAAGTCTTGCCACGTGGTGAACTGAAACGTATCAAGGATGATATGCTGGATAAATATTTACCAAAAGGAGAGTGA
- a CDS encoding V-type ATP synthase subunit A: protein MSNGTIVSVSGPLVTAKDMESANIQDICRVGNLGLIGEIIEMRGDIASIQVYEETSMVGPGEKVETTGEPLSVELAPGMIAQMFDGIQRPLDEFMDKTQSNFLERGMEIKPLNRDKEWEFTATVEVGTEVVSGDILGTVQETSVLEHRIMVPNGVNGTVKSIASGTYKLTDPLYVIETENGDKEFTMIQKWPVRRGRPIQRKLNPVEPLITGQRVIDTLFPVAKGGAAAVPGPFGAGKTVVQHQIAKWADVDLVVYVGCGERGNEMTDVINEFPELIDPNTGKSIMERTVLIANTSNMPVAAREASIYTGITIAEYFRDMGYSVAIMADSTSRWAEALREMSGRLEEMPGDEGYPAYLGSRLAEYYERAGKVVSLGSTGREGSITAIGAVSPPGGDTSEPVTQNTLRVAKVYWGLDSSLAQRRHFPSINWLSSYSLYSNEMNEYVGNKLNVDWNGKVTRVKSLLQDESELQEIVRLVGVESLSEKDRLKLVVARMIREDFLQQNAFDDVDTYTSREKQFEMIETILDFQDKALRAMDLGAYYDEINEGTEEIRERIGRSKFIPEEELSRFADIRKQTEETIQKVIEKGGVESDA, encoded by the coding sequence TTGAGTAACGGAACAATCGTTAGTGTTTCCGGACCTTTAGTTACGGCTAAAGATATGGAATCAGCTAATATACAAGATATTTGCCGAGTAGGTAATTTAGGATTGATTGGTGAAATCATTGAAATGCGAGGAGATATCGCATCTATTCAGGTATATGAAGAGACTTCAATGGTTGGACCTGGTGAAAAAGTTGAAACGACTGGAGAACCATTGTCAGTTGAGCTTGCACCGGGAATGATTGCGCAAATGTTTGATGGTATTCAACGACCATTAGATGAATTTATGGACAAAACACAAAGTAACTTCTTGGAACGTGGTATGGAAATCAAGCCACTGAACAGAGATAAAGAATGGGAATTCACAGCTACAGTTGAAGTAGGAACTGAAGTTGTTTCTGGAGATATTTTAGGTACTGTTCAAGAGACTAGTGTATTAGAACACAGAATCATGGTACCAAATGGTGTTAATGGAACAGTTAAATCAATTGCTAGTGGAACGTATAAACTTACAGATCCACTATATGTTATTGAAACTGAAAATGGCGACAAAGAATTCACAATGATTCAAAAATGGCCCGTTAGACGTGGTCGTCCAATTCAACGTAAATTAAACCCAGTTGAACCATTAATTACTGGACAGCGTGTTATTGATACATTATTCCCTGTTGCAAAAGGTGGAGCAGCTGCAGTTCCTGGACCATTTGGTGCCGGAAAAACAGTTGTACAACACCAGATCGCTAAATGGGCAGATGTAGATTTAGTTGTTTATGTTGGTTGTGGAGAACGTGGTAATGAAATGACGGACGTTATCAACGAGTTCCCTGAATTGATTGATCCTAATACTGGAAAATCAATCATGGAAAGAACTGTGTTGATCGCCAACACTTCTAATATGCCCGTTGCAGCACGTGAAGCTTCTATCTATACTGGTATTACAATTGCTGAATACTTCCGTGATATGGGTTACTCAGTAGCCATCATGGCAGATTCAACTTCTCGTTGGGCAGAAGCACTTCGTGAAATGTCTGGTCGTCTAGAAGAGATGCCAGGGGATGAAGGTTACCCGGCTTATCTAGGTAGTCGTTTAGCTGAGTATTACGAAAGAGCTGGCAAAGTTGTTTCTTTAGGTTCAACAGGACGTGAAGGATCAATCACAGCTATCGGAGCCGTTTCACCTCCAGGTGGAGATACTTCAGAGCCCGTTACACAAAATACTTTGCGTGTAGCTAAAGTTTACTGGGGTCTTGATTCATCACTTGCACAAAGACGTCACTTCCCATCTATCAACTGGTTAAGCTCGTATTCTTTATATTCAAATGAAATGAATGAATATGTTGGTAATAAATTAAATGTTGACTGGAACGGTAAAGTTACACGAGTGAAATCTTTACTACAAGATGAGTCAGAACTTCAAGAAATCGTTCGTTTAGTTGGGGTTGAGTCTTTATCTGAGAAAGACAGACTGAAATTAGTTGTTGCTCGAATGATTCGTGAAGATTTCCTACAACAAAATGCGTTTGATGATGTTGATACGTATACTTCTCGTGAGAAACAATTTGAAATGATTGAAACGATTCTTGATTTCCAAGATAAAGCTCTTCGTGCAATGGACTTAGGTGCTTATTATGATGAAATCAATGAGGGTACTGAAGAAATCCGTGAAAGAATCGGACGTTCTAAATTTATCCCTGAAGAAGAACTTTCTCGTTTCGCTGATATTCGTAAACAAACAGAAGAAACGATTCAAAAGGTTATTGAAAAAGGTGGTGTAGAGTCAGATGCTTAA
- a CDS encoding patatin-like phospholipase family protein yields MNENFFDLKEDEKSALVLGGGGARGSFEIGVWKALKELNFVPDIITGTSVGALNGALMLQGNVEEAETMWKDIEGSSILDYEFPLSIDSFNDYQRTLGGFFIKAIGSKGLSSAPLKELISEYITDESAIRKSPIDFGLSVTNGDTGGIEFFYLKDIPENRLKDYLLASASLYPAMEKTIIDGTPYMDGGYKNNIPYEMVIDRKPDKMIVVDLQGPGLFSVDHQVDSVPTKWIRTQWSLGDLLLFNKKRTSLNIKLGYLETMKLSNRYKGFWYTFETDSMEKDYRAFYHSLNKIMQGNVYDGLEDFLEDEEYQINMVGEISNKWNKEVTYETLPLVMMELAGKCFRLLPEEAYNAESFQREILSRVQTLNNEGSFSELAPEFHLSGTEWAEKIKENVPFISDRQMTLFIYNTLKNSTNDLSSILSKFVATIKPFPFMLALYMLYLEDKFNH; encoded by the coding sequence TTGAATGAAAATTTTTTCGATTTAAAAGAAGATGAAAAAAGTGCACTTGTTCTAGGCGGCGGGGGAGCAAGAGGTTCTTTCGAGATTGGTGTTTGGAAAGCTTTAAAAGAATTGAATTTTGTTCCAGATATTATAACTGGAACCTCAGTAGGCGCTTTAAACGGAGCTTTGATGCTTCAAGGAAATGTTGAAGAGGCTGAAACCATGTGGAAGGATATCGAAGGTTCGTCAATTCTAGACTATGAATTTCCATTAAGTATTGATAGTTTCAATGATTATCAAAGAACATTAGGTGGCTTCTTCATTAAAGCTATTGGCTCCAAAGGATTGAGTTCAGCGCCTTTGAAAGAACTCATTAGTGAATATATTACTGATGAATCAGCCATACGCAAGTCTCCCATTGATTTTGGACTATCAGTAACGAATGGTGATACTGGGGGAATAGAATTCTTTTACTTAAAAGATATACCTGAAAATCGCTTGAAAGATTACTTGTTAGCCAGTGCTTCATTGTATCCAGCAATGGAAAAAACCATTATTGATGGTACACCATATATGGATGGAGGCTATAAAAACAATATACCTTATGAGATGGTTATAGATAGAAAGCCAGATAAAATGATTGTTGTAGATTTACAAGGTCCTGGTCTTTTTAGCGTTGACCACCAAGTGGATAGTGTTCCAACTAAATGGATTCGAACACAGTGGTCATTGGGTGATTTGCTCTTGTTTAATAAAAAAAGAACCTCATTAAATATTAAATTAGGCTATCTAGAAACAATGAAACTTTCTAATCGATATAAAGGATTCTGGTATACGTTTGAAACAGACAGTATGGAGAAAGACTACCGTGCTTTTTATCACTCTCTAAATAAAATCATGCAAGGAAACGTTTATGATGGCTTAGAAGATTTTCTTGAAGATGAGGAATACCAGATAAATATGGTTGGAGAGATCTCAAATAAGTGGAACAAAGAAGTTACTTACGAAACACTCCCGTTAGTAATGATGGAACTGGCTGGAAAGTGTTTTAGATTATTGCCTGAAGAAGCGTATAACGCTGAATCTTTTCAAAGAGAAATATTAAGTAGAGTACAGACTCTAAATAACGAGGGTTCTTTTAGTGAACTTGCACCCGAATTTCATTTAAGTGGAACAGAATGGGCAGAAAAGATTAAAGAAAACGTTCCTTTTATATCTGATCGTCAAATGACTTTGTTTATCTACAATACACTCAAAAACTCTACTAACGATCTTTCAAGTATTTTATCCAAATTTGTAGCTACTATCAAACCATTTCCTTTTATGCTGGCACTTTATATGCTTTATCTCGAAGATAAATTCAACCATTAA
- a CDS encoding V-type ATP synthase subunit F, translating to MPSKIGVVGDRESVLAFKMLGFDVYFASEAKETRRTIDKLADQKYGVIYLTEQLAELIPDTIRRYDAKLTPAIILIPNHAGSRGIGKKRVQENVEKAVGQNIL from the coding sequence ATGCCTAGTAAAATTGGTGTTGTTGGAGACAGAGAATCTGTATTGGCATTCAAAATGCTTGGGTTCGATGTATATTTTGCTTCTGAAGCAAAAGAGACCAGACGTACGATTGACAAACTCGCAGACCAGAAATACGGGGTTATTTATTTAACTGAGCAATTGGCAGAACTGATCCCAGATACGATAAGAAGATATGATGCTAAGTTAACACCTGCCATCATTTTGATCCCGAATCATGCTGGTTCACGCGGCATTGGGAAGAAACGTGTCCAAGAAAACGTAGAAAAAGCTGTGGGTCAAAATATTTTATAG
- a CDS encoding V-type ATP synthase subunit D, producing MAKLNVNPTRMELSNLKDRLSLASRGHKLLKDKQDELMRRFITLIRQNNELRIEVEEKLSKAMQSFAMAKSLVHENFIEELMAVPTQSVNLNIDQKNIMSVRVPQMHFQYDDNAGDPKDLSYGYLNSNGELDLTFEYLVEVMPDMLELAEIEKTCQLMADEIEKTRRRVNALEFMTIPQLEETIYFIQMKLDEAERASITRLMKVKDMG from the coding sequence ATGGCTAAATTAAATGTCAACCCCACTCGAATGGAACTATCAAACCTTAAAGATCGTCTTTCGTTAGCTTCTAGAGGACATAAACTCCTCAAAGATAAGCAAGATGAACTGATGAGACGTTTCATTACGTTGATTCGTCAAAACAATGAATTGCGTATCGAAGTGGAAGAAAAACTATCTAAAGCTATGCAATCTTTTGCGATGGCTAAGTCACTTGTTCATGAGAACTTTATTGAAGAGCTCATGGCAGTGCCGACTCAAAGTGTTAATCTAAACATTGATCAGAAAAATATCATGAGTGTTCGAGTTCCTCAAATGCATTTTCAATATGATGACAATGCTGGGGATCCAAAAGACTTAAGTTATGGATATCTGAATTCCAATGGTGAATTAGATCTGACCTTTGAATATCTGGTTGAAGTTATGCCAGACATGCTAGAGTTAGCTGAAATTGAGAAAACTTGTCAATTGATGGCTGATGAAATCGAAAAAACTAGACGTCGTGTAAATGCACTTGAATTCATGACAATTCCACAACTTGAAGAAACCATTTACTTTATTCAAATGAAACTTGATGAAGCAGAACGTGCTTCTATCACACGTTTGATGAAAGTAAAAGACATGGGTTAA
- a CDS encoding V-type ATP synthase subunit C — protein sequence MKDTAYGSSNVLIRVYENNLLNRGHYDRMLAADSFEDAVNVLRETPYRNDVDRIKEDKDYDTMLMNELHQTFDELFKISPNKALVEVFGLRYAYHNLKVLFKEEFTEQDLDHLFIPIGRYDISELRQAVRTGTSDVLPQPYLDSINEVQTDYDEYQNTQSIDIILDRRFFSHMRILADETGEQGIPEMVETFIDFQNLSTLTRAMKQNRTRNFLVTILSSSGSIPKADLVDIANKDMSTAANTLKDTKYKSIIEASVDSDTNEISPVKLDFEIDNAYMKMMQDAKLKSFGPLPIVAFIYAKETEVKNLRLILSGKENGVSADGIRERMRLNYA from the coding sequence TTGAAAGATACCGCTTATGGTTCAAGTAATGTACTCATTCGTGTGTATGAAAATAACCTCCTTAATCGGGGACATTATGACCGTATGCTGGCAGCTGACTCATTTGAGGATGCTGTAAATGTACTACGTGAAACCCCATATAGAAATGATGTTGATCGAATAAAAGAGGATAAAGATTATGACACCATGCTAATGAATGAGTTACACCAAACATTTGATGAGTTATTTAAAATCTCACCAAATAAAGCTCTAGTAGAAGTTTTTGGCTTACGTTATGCATACCATAATCTAAAAGTGTTATTCAAAGAGGAGTTTACAGAACAAGATTTGGATCACCTGTTTATCCCAATTGGACGTTACGATATCTCTGAATTGAGACAAGCCGTTAGAACAGGAACTTCAGACGTTCTTCCTCAGCCTTACTTGGATAGTATAAATGAAGTACAAACGGACTACGATGAGTACCAGAATACTCAGTCAATAGACATTATTTTAGATCGTCGATTCTTCAGTCATATGCGTATACTTGCTGACGAAACCGGTGAGCAAGGTATACCAGAAATGGTTGAGACTTTTATCGATTTCCAGAATTTATCTACACTGACTCGAGCAATGAAACAGAATAGAACACGTAACTTCTTGGTTACGATTTTGTCTAGCTCTGGTTCTATTCCAAAAGCTGATCTTGTGGATATTGCGAATAAAGATATGAGTACAGCTGCAAACACTTTGAAAGATACTAAGTATAAATCAATCATTGAAGCATCTGTTGACTCTGATACAAACGAGATTTCACCAGTGAAACTAGATTTTGAAATTGATAATGCCTATATGAAAATGATGCAAGATGCTAAATTGAAGTCTTTCGGTCCTTTACCGATTGTAGCTTTTATTTACGCAAAAGAAACTGAAGTCAAAAATCTACGTCTCATTCTCTCTGGTAAGGAAAACGGCGTTTCTGCCGATGGAATTAGAGAAAGGATGCGATTGAATTATGCCTAG
- a CDS encoding V-type ATP synthase subunit E family protein, whose protein sequence is MADLKLLTEKVIEKEKVAIRQRVEEARKNAEDEVQAARAKAEQDKIARKQTIDENAQQNYTIRNNTLEIQKRNDVLSAKQAILSRVLEDAKVELDQINEAAFKQFTKDVISQFQSESKVTIVLGSKTVGLIDQAWLESATGSSIEATLSNETVQNEAGLLVQIEGIEYNFLFDALIEDARSEIVPIITKELFV, encoded by the coding sequence ATGGCGGATTTAAAATTATTGACAGAAAAAGTTATTGAAAAAGAAAAAGTAGCTATTCGTCAACGTGTTGAAGAAGCACGCAAAAACGCTGAAGATGAAGTTCAGGCGGCTCGCGCTAAAGCAGAGCAAGATAAAATTGCGCGCAAGCAAACAATTGACGAAAACGCACAACAAAACTATACGATTCGTAACAATACGCTTGAGATTCAAAAAAGAAATGATGTCTTATCTGCTAAACAAGCAATCCTTTCACGCGTTTTGGAAGATGCTAAAGTTGAGTTAGACCAAATTAACGAAGCAGCTTTTAAACAGTTTACAAAAGATGTTATTTCTCAATTCCAATCAGAAAGTAAAGTAACCATTGTACTAGGTTCTAAAACAGTCGGTTTAATCGACCAAGCATGGTTGGAAAGTGCAACTGGCTCATCAATTGAAGCGACTCTTTCAAACGAAACGGTTCAAAATGAAGCTGGATTGCTAGTTCAGATAGAAGGTATTGAATACAATTTCTTATTCGATGCATTGATTGAAGATGCTAGATCTGAAATTGTACCGATCATAACTAAAGAATTATTTGTTTAA